In Miscanthus floridulus cultivar M001 chromosome 5, ASM1932011v1, whole genome shotgun sequence, one genomic interval encodes:
- the LOC136452816 gene encoding polyamine oxidase 1-like, producing the protein MVAKKPRVVVVGAGVAGLTAAHRLCAAGGDRFEVTVVEAGARAGGRVLTSEFAGHRVEMGATWIQGIDGSPVYALARDAGALACGNDHPPYERMDGFPERVLTVAEGGEVVDTDRVARPIEELYRGMMEAARAGESSGGGGVEEYLRRGLRAYQAARPGGGGKELEEVEDALLAMHINRERTDTSADDLGDLDLAAEGEYRDFPGDHVTIPSGYSRVVDHLVAALPPGTVLLGLRLRRLDWSETPVRLHFADGATAIAADHVILTVSLGVLKACLGKDAHAAGGVAFDPPLPQFKRDAVARLGFGVVDKLFMELEAVPAAKPEGGGGGGGGGQPLAASAPPEFPFLHMAFRGYVSKTPWWMRGTESICPIHAGSSVALAWFAGREAQHLESLPDDEVIGGVHATLDSFLPAPSQWRVKRIKRSGWATDPLFLGSYSYVAVGSSGEDLDRMAEPLPRGSDVGGAPPLRVLFAGEATHRTLYSTTHAAYLSGVREAERLLQHYGYC; encoded by the coding sequence ATGGTGGCCAAGAAGCCGCGGGTCGTCGTAGTCGGCGCGGGCGTGGCCGGCCTCACGGCGGCGCACCGGCTGTGCGCCGCAGGCGGGGACAGGTTCGAGGTGACGGTCGTGGAGGCCGGCGCCCGCGCGGGCGGGCGGGTGCTCACGTCCGAGTTCGCCGGCCACCGCGTCGAGATGGGCGCCACGTGGATTCAGGGGATCGACGGGAGCCCCGTGTACGCGCTCGCGCGCGACGCCGGCGCGCTCGCCTGCGGGAACGACCACCCCCCTTACGAGCGCATGGACGGGTTCCCCGAGCGCGTGCTCACGGTCGCCGAGGGCGGAGAGGTGGTCGACACGGACCGGGTGGCCAGGCCGATCGAGGAGCTGTACAGGGGCATGATGGAGGCCGCGCGCGCCGGCGAGTCCAGCGGCGGAGGGGGCGTAGAGGAGTACCTGAGGCGCGGCCTCCGAGCGTACCAGGCGGCGCgcccgggcggcggcggcaaggagctggaggaggtcgAGGACGCGCTGCTCGCCATGCACATCAACCGGGAGCGGACGGACACCTCGGCCGACGATCTCGGCGACCTCGACCTCGCCGCCGAGGGCGAGTACCGCGACTTCCCCGGCGACCACGTCACGATCCCCAGCGGGTACTCCCGCGTCGTCGACCACCTCGTCGCGGCGCTCCCGCCGGGCACCGTCCTCCTCggtctccgcctccgccgcctcgaCTGGAGCGAGACCCCCGTGCGCCTTCACTTCGCTGATGGCGCGACGGCGATCGCCGCCGACCACGTCATCCTCACGGTGTCGCTGGGCGTCCTCAAGGCGTGCCTCGGCAAGGATGCCCACGCCGCGGGCGGGGTCGCCTTCGACCCACCGCTCCCGCAGTTCAAGCGCGACGCCGTCGCGAGGCTCGGTTTCGGCGTCGTGGACAAGCTGTTCATGGAGCTGGAGGCCGTGCCAGCGGCGAAACCGgaaggtggtggcggcggcggcggcggcggccagccgCTAGCCGCGTCTGCGCCACCGGAGTTCCCGTTCCTACACATGGCGTTCCGGGGGTACGTGTCGAAGACCCCGTGGTGGATGCGCGGCACTGAGTCCATCTGCCCCATCCACGCGGGCTCCAGCGTCGCGCTGGCGTGGTTCGCCGGGCGGGAGGCCCAGCACCTCGAGTCGCTCCCCGACGACGAGGTCATAGGCGGGGTTCACGCCACGCTAGACTCCTTCCTCCCGGCCCCGTCACAATGGAGGGTGAAGCGGATCAAGAGGAGCGGGTGGGCCACGGACCCGCTCTTCCTGGGGTCCTATAGCTACGTGGCCGTCGGGTCGAGCGGCGAGGACCTCGACCGGATGGCCGAGCCGCTGCCTCGCGGGTCGGACGTTGGTGGTGCGCCGCCGCTTCGCGTTCTGTTCGCCGGCGAGGCGACGCACCGGACGCTCTACTCGACGACGCACGCCGCGTACCTGAGCGGTGTGAGGGAGGCCGAGCGGTTGCTGCAGCACTACGGTTACTGTTAG